TCTACCTTGGAAAACAAATGTACCATGCGAGCATTTCAACTCGAAACCGAATCATTGACATGTATCATGCTGGTACCCCTGCATCAGTAAAGGAACACATTTCCCAAGCCATGGCTACAGATGACGGAAAAATTCGAGTATTGATCTGCACAGTTGCATTTGGCATGGGTGTCAATTGTAAGAGTGTGCGAAGGGTCATCCATTTTGGTCCTTCGAAATCTGTTGAATTGTACATCCAAGAGTCTGGACGTGCTGGACGAGATAGCTTACAAAGTACATGTATACTCTTATACAATGGTTTGTTATCTGCTAATTGTGACAATGACATGAAACACTATGTTCAGATCAACCAGTGCCGTAGAAAGTGGTTAATGGAACATTTTGGTTGCCAAAGTAACCATGTAAACTACAACACCCACAAGTGTTGTGATATTTGTGCCAGTCGGTGCATATGTGAAAGTGATGACTGTGGTGTGTTTTGGAGACCATATCAAGATGGAGACCATTTACCAGAGCTACAATTGAGTGCTTGTGATGGTCAAAGAAACAGCATAAAGAACA
This genomic window from Acropora muricata isolate sample 2 chromosome 2, ASM3666990v1, whole genome shotgun sequence contains:
- the LOC136892834 gene encoding uncharacterized protein, translating into MVLTATATKVTKQQMLTTLQLSSSEIKFVEQSPDRPNLFYVTQYLDKNESMERAFSSLIHELKLMGTKTPRTLIYCQTRKQCAVIFRVFEVYLGKQMYHASISTRNRIIDMYHAGTPASVKEHISQAMATDDGKIRVLICTVAFGMGVNCKSVRRVIHFGPSKSVELYIQESGRAGRDSLQSTCILLYNGLLSANCDNDMKHYVQINQCRRKWLMEHFGCQSNHVNYNTHKCCDICASRCICESDDCGVFWRPYQDGDHLPELQLSACDGQRNSIKNS